A genomic stretch from Cetobacterium sp. NK01 includes:
- a CDS encoding CatA-like O-acetyltransferase, translating to MFFKEINIEEWKRKEYFEHFTKNEPCTASITLKLDITNIKKLNLKVYPALIYTLTKTVNQFEEFRTNKNSQGILGIYETLYPCYAYLKKGNELFTNLWSDSINSYSEFYNSYIYDTTEYGHIQKLIGKDNVPENSFSISMEPWFTFDGFNLNLKNGYDYFFPIFTLGKFFLENEKYLIPLSIQVNHAVCDAFYLQRFLEKLEELINTDETFFDTPHDQSRGILG from the coding sequence ATGTTTTTTAAAGAAATTAATATTGAAGAATGGAAAAGAAAAGAATATTTTGAACATTTTACTAAAAATGAACCATGCACTGCAAGTATAACTTTAAAACTTGATATTACTAATATTAAAAAGTTGAATTTAAAAGTTTATCCAGCATTAATTTATACTTTAACCAAAACTGTTAATCAATTTGAAGAATTTAGAACGAATAAAAATTCTCAAGGTATTTTAGGGATTTATGAAACTCTATATCCTTGTTATGCTTATCTAAAAAAAGGAAATGAATTATTTACTAATCTTTGGAGTGATTCAATAAATTCTTATTCGGAGTTTTATAACTCTTATATTTATGATACAACAGAATATGGGCATATTCAAAAATTAATAGGAAAAGATAACGTTCCTGAAAATAGCTTTTCAATTTCAATGGAACCATGGTTTACCTTTGATGGATTTAATTTAAATTTAAAAAATGGATATGATTATTTTTTTCCAATCTTTACCCTTGGGAAGTTTTTTTTAGAGAATGAAAAATATTTAATTCCGTTATCTATTCAGGTTAATCATGCAGTTTGTGATGCTTTTTATCTTCAAAGATTTTTAGAGAAACTTGAAGAATTAATAAATACTGATGAAACATTTTTTGACACTCCACACGACCAAAGTCGTGGGATTCTTGGGTAG